CTTCCTTATCCAAATATAGGAGGGTTTCCAAATCGCCCTCTTTAGCCAGCAAGTGATTCGCAGACACAAGGGACGGCTACTAGAGGACAATTACCCACAACCGTTCTTTTCATATAGTTGTACCAGTTGATTTTATAACATTGATTGCCTAGTTTTTGGAACTGTTTTGGATCTTTATAAGGGGCGTCCAAAAGCGCCCTCTTTCTTGAAAGTATAAATTTGTCTCTTTCGCGAATTTAGGCCAATCCATAACCAATTTTTTTGATAAAAATGAATGAGTTAAAAAAAGCTTGAACTTTTTAAAACCACTGTTATAATTAATCACATAAATCTAATCGGAATAATATACTAATCAATTGGGGGAGTTAGTTTGAAAAACGTACTTCATCAAGATGTTTTAGATGCAATTTTTACAGAGCTTGACTCACACTTTGATGACGTTCAGAACTGGAGAAGGTATTTACACCAGTATCCAGAGCTTTCTTTTCAGGAAGAAAAAACCGCAGCTTATATTGCGGAAAAACTAACAAGCTTCGGACTTGAAGTGAAAACAAATATTGGCGGAAATGGCCTCGTTGGAATTTTGAAAGGAAAGGAACGAGGGAAAACCATTGCGCTAAGAGCGGATTTTGATGCACTTCCAATTAATGAGGAGAATTCGTTTCCATACAAATCACAAAACCCCAATGTCATGCATGCTTGCGGACATGATGGGCATACCGCTGCTTTATTAGGTACTGCGCAGACATTGAGTAAATTTCGGGAAAACATAAAAGGAACAATCCTTTTTATTTTTCAACATGCCGAGGAAAAACCACCGGGTGGCGCGAAATCCATGATCGAAGAAAATGTTCTTGATGAAGTAGATTACATATTCGGTGCACATCTTGCTTCTGACATTCCTTTAGGTAAAGCAGCTGTCGGGTCAGGGTACAAAATGGCCGCCGTGGATCGATTTGAAATTATCGTGGAAGGAAAAGGCGGGCATGGAGGAAGACCGCATCACTCGATAGATGCACTTGTTATTGGGAGCGAGATTGTCGATTCTTTGCAGAAGATTGTCAGCCGAAGAATTGATCCTTTGAAAGCAGCCGTAGTCACCATTGGAGTTTTTCATGCGGGTAATGCGTTTAATATTATTCCTGACACGGCAAGAATAGAAGGTACTGTCCGCACATTCGATGAGAAGGTGCGTGATCAGGTCGAAGAAGAAATTTACTCCATTGTAAATGGAATCACAAGCGGATTTCATGCAACATATAAAATCGATTACCTTCGCGGATATCCCGCTTTGTTTAATCATAAAAAGGAAACAGAAATTGTCCAAAAACTCTTGTCGGATGTCTTTACGGATGAAGCGATCATTGACTTTGAACCATCAATGGCAGCGGAAGATTTCGCCTATTACTTAAAGGAAAAGCCGGGAACCTATTTTAGAATGGGTTCGCAAAATGAAAACGAGAATACACATTATCCGCATCACCATCCAAAATTTGATATCGATGAGAAAGCTTTATTAAACATAGAAAAAGCATTTGTGAAAATCGTTTCACATTATTTATTTTAAGTCCGTGTACAAAAAGGAGGACAACGAGAGGCAAGAAGGTCGAGGAAGCGCAGATTTGAGCACCGCAGCGTATGTTTGTAGGATACGTGAGGAGCGGAAAAGCAAGCTGACGAAGAGATTCGCAGCCTATCGTTCCCGGACTTTTTGAACATCCTTTAAAGAATGGAGGCATAAATATGGGTTTTAAATTTGATCACTTAGTTCACTTTGTCGAGAAACCGAAGAAAGTGATAAAGGAATTGGAAAAAAGGGGAATACACGCTGTTGAAGGTGGCAAGCATCAAAATCACGGAACGTATAATGCACTTTGTTATTTTGACCTAAGCTACATCGAATTTCTCGGCACCTATGACAGGGAATTAATTAAACAAACGAAACACCCCCGGCATAGCATGAGAGAAACCATTGTAAAAAACAAGTTCAAAGAAGGTTTTGTCCGTTTTGCGGTGCGTACGACAGATATTGAAGGAGTAGCAGCTCGTTTCCGGGAGAAAGGCTTGACCGTAAATGGCCCTGTTCCTTTAAGTCGACAAAGGCCTGATGGCAGTGTTATCGAATGGCGGCTTTTGTATGCAGGTGATGAAAATGGCGCATTAGAATTGCCATTTATTATTCAATGGAATGAAAGCGATGAGGAAAGAAGAACCGACTTGATTGAGAGGCAAACCATTGTATCGCATCCATCCAAAGCAACTTTTTCACATCTTTCGCTGGCAGTGAATGATTTGGAGCAGACCGTTTCAAAATGGTCGCATCTGCTGGATCTAAACGAAGGAAAAGCGTTTATTGACAAGGATCTTCAGGCGAAATGCCAGACCTTGGAGCTTCCGGGTGGAAATTTGGTTTTCTGCACTCCGAATGGAGAAGGTGTTGTATCGGAGGTGCTTAAAAGGCAAGGTGAAAGCATATTTCAAGCAAATTTTTCTGGAAATACGAATGAAACATTTGAATTGTTTGGCGGCGTTTATAAAGTAAACTAACCTAAAATGGGAGTTTGTTTTTTAAAAATATAAATCCAAGTATTTAGATTGGATTAATCATCAAAGAGGAGCGAACATTATGAAAGGCAGATTAAGCTTAGTATCATTTATGGCAGTATTATTCTCTTTTTCTATTATTCTAGGAGGATGCGGGTCGAAAGCCGAATCAAACGCTTCAGATAATAATAAAAAAGATGATGAGAAAACGATAAGCATCGGCTACCAAAAAGGCAATACGCTCAATATTTTAAAAGAAAGCGGCATATTGGAAGAGAAACTTGAAGGTAAAGGATACAATGTCGAATGGAGAGAATTCGTTCAAGGCGGCAAGGTTTTGGAAGCTCTTTATACTGGAAATATTGATTTTGGCCATGCAGCTGATGGGCCTGGAATTTTCGCACAGGCAGGAAACAAGCCATTAGTTTATGTTGGTGCAGATTTGCCAAATCCTGAAGGAGTAGGTGTTCTGGTTCATAAGGATTCCGGTTTCCAATCGGTGGAGGATTTAAAAGGGAAAAAGATTGGTGCTTTGAAAGGCGGAAACCATCATTATTTGGCGATTCTTGCGGTCAAGGATGCAGGTTTGAGCATTGATGATGTGGAATGGGTCTTTTTGGAAGATGCAGCGCAATTGCGTTCAGCTTTTGAAACAAAGAAAATTGATGCCTTGGCAACATATGATCCTTTCTTTGCAAGTGCGGAAATCGACTTGGATACGATCAATCTGACAGAAGGAAAAGATTATGGCTATCCGAATCGAACATTTTACTATGCCAATGTAGATTTTAATAAAGAGCATCCTGAATTGGTAGATCTCGTTTTGAATGCAATCGACGAGTCGGATCAATGGGCGAATAAAAACAAGCCGGAGGTAGTAAAGCTAATTTCAAAAGCACTTGGGATCGATGCAAAAGTAATCGAGCGTGCTACAGATCGGCGTCAATATGCTGTTGAACGGGTCAATCAGGATATGATTGATGCACAACAAAAACAGGCGGATGTTTACTATGAGATCGGCTTGATTCCGGAAAAAGTCGACGTTTCAAAAGACATGCCAATTAATGAATAAAGGGGTGCAGAATAGTGAAGAACAGATTCGCACAACAAATCATCCCTTGGCTACTTCCGATATTATTCTTAACCGGATGGCAAATT
This portion of the Pueribacillus theae genome encodes:
- a CDS encoding VOC family protein encodes the protein MGFKFDHLVHFVEKPKKVIKELEKRGIHAVEGGKHQNHGTYNALCYFDLSYIEFLGTYDRELIKQTKHPRHSMRETIVKNKFKEGFVRFAVRTTDIEGVAARFREKGLTVNGPVPLSRQRPDGSVIEWRLLYAGDENGALELPFIIQWNESDEERRTDLIERQTIVSHPSKATFSHLSLAVNDLEQTVSKWSHLLDLNEGKAFIDKDLQAKCQTLELPGGNLVFCTPNGEGVVSEVLKRQGESIFQANFSGNTNETFELFGGVYKVN
- a CDS encoding aliphatic sulfonate ABC transporter substrate-binding protein is translated as MKGRLSLVSFMAVLFSFSIILGGCGSKAESNASDNNKKDDEKTISIGYQKGNTLNILKESGILEEKLEGKGYNVEWREFVQGGKVLEALYTGNIDFGHAADGPGIFAQAGNKPLVYVGADLPNPEGVGVLVHKDSGFQSVEDLKGKKIGALKGGNHHYLAILAVKDAGLSIDDVEWVFLEDAAQLRSAFETKKIDALATYDPFFASAEIDLDTINLTEGKDYGYPNRTFYYANVDFNKEHPELVDLVLNAIDESDQWANKNKPEVVKLISKALGIDAKVIERATDRRQYAVERVNQDMIDAQQKQADVYYEIGLIPEKVDVSKDMPINE
- a CDS encoding M20 metallopeptidase family protein codes for the protein MKNVLHQDVLDAIFTELDSHFDDVQNWRRYLHQYPELSFQEEKTAAYIAEKLTSFGLEVKTNIGGNGLVGILKGKERGKTIALRADFDALPINEENSFPYKSQNPNVMHACGHDGHTAALLGTAQTLSKFRENIKGTILFIFQHAEEKPPGGAKSMIEENVLDEVDYIFGAHLASDIPLGKAAVGSGYKMAAVDRFEIIVEGKGGHGGRPHHSIDALVIGSEIVDSLQKIVSRRIDPLKAAVVTIGVFHAGNAFNIIPDTARIEGTVRTFDEKVRDQVEEEIYSIVNGITSGFHATYKIDYLRGYPALFNHKKETEIVQKLLSDVFTDEAIIDFEPSMAAEDFAYYLKEKPGTYFRMGSQNENENTHYPHHHPKFDIDEKALLNIEKAFVKIVSHYLF